The DNA window ATCAATGACTGGACTTCGTGCACTATCTATGTCAACACGATGGCATGCAGATGGAACTTTTAAAACAACACCACTTATTTTCAAGCAATTGTACAGCTTACATGCAGAAATAGGAAACAATTCTCTAGTGGCGGGtgcgtttatattattgacacgTATGACCGAAGAAGCATATActaagttattttgttattattaattaataaaaattgaatgtgaaaaaaattgatatgtttatactttttagatGTATTTCCtgtttaaatacattgttaaCACGCAATtcgacaaatttaaatatagtggTAGATTTGGAATTAGCAGCTATTAATGCATTCACATCTGTATATCCTTCATGTCAAATAACTGCCTGTTTTTTCCACGTCTTCCAATGTCTGTGGCGTAAAATTCAACAAGAAGGCTTACAGACAATATATTCAACAGATGTTGACTTTGCAGTTAATGCGAAAATGTTGGCAGCGTTGACTTTTTTACCATTACAGGATGTAGTCCAAGCATTTGAAGAACTTGTAGACTATTTATCTGAATGTATTTTACCAGTAGTAGACTATTTTGaagacaattttattgttaggttatatattataaacacatatacctatgtatatatatgcacaAGGTGATTTTTTAAGCATATTCACCCAATTATTTGcttaaattatgcatatattcaaattctgatttttacacagtttcaagttgttaaaaaacatatttattaaaaaattatatttttaaatattttttatccttaaattttttaaggtttttacctttttgaatgacaacatagttttaatttcatattccaagcaaaatatttttttgggtattttgatacatgaaaatcaaatttagggcgagtaacttaaaaaatcatcttgtgtg is part of the Rhopalosiphum maidis isolate BTI-1 unplaced genomic scaffold, ASM367621v3 scaffold134, whole genome shotgun sequence genome and encodes:
- the LOC113560263 gene encoding uncharacterized protein LOC113560263 — its product is MTGLRALSMSTRWHADGTFKTTPLIFKQLYSLHAEIGNNSLVAGAFILLTRMTEEAYTKCISCLNTLLTRNSTNLNIVVDLELAAINAFTSVYPSCQITACFFHVFQCLWRKIQQEGLQTIYSTDVDFAVNAKMLAALTFLPLQDVVQAFEELVDYLSECILPVVDYFEDNFIVRSMRQIRRTKFQSKLWNLYETAMQGLACINNGLEGWYNGFQKQVGVHHVSIWKMFEGLQREVGLAKLKVAHVEAGKEENQKLKRNNHRKN